The proteins below come from a single Streptomyces sp. SCSIO 75703 genomic window:
- a CDS encoding DMT family transporter, which produces MTYVPPPAPPAVRAEPQAAGRSVRPATTALLVVATVLAGTLSPLQATVNGALGKTVDDGNAAAVISFGTGLILMAVIVFARPTTRRQALGIPEQIRSGRLGWWNWLAGLCGGAVVLSEGITVGALGVAVFQISLVSGLIISGVICDRLGVTSGVKQPLSPPRLLGALLAIAATALAIAPTFHVPGTVALALLPFIAGLLAGWQPAGNAAVADSTGSMLVSIGFNFLVGFTVLLAGLLVRMALGGAHFALPGTWWMYTGGALGLLSIGLMALLVRGLGLLLLGLSSVAGQLLGSLILDSVSTSVGQTVHVVTVIGTVLAIVAAGIAMIPSRATPAASRS; this is translated from the coding sequence ATGACGTATGTTCCTCCCCCCGCCCCGCCCGCCGTGCGGGCCGAGCCACAGGCGGCCGGCCGCTCCGTCCGTCCCGCGACCACCGCCCTCCTGGTCGTCGCCACCGTCCTGGCCGGCACGCTCAGCCCCCTCCAGGCGACCGTCAACGGCGCCCTCGGCAAGACCGTCGACGACGGCAACGCCGCGGCGGTGATCTCCTTCGGGACCGGCCTGATCCTCATGGCCGTCATCGTCTTCGCCCGGCCCACCACCCGGCGCCAGGCCCTCGGCATCCCCGAGCAGATCCGCTCCGGCCGCCTGGGCTGGTGGAACTGGCTGGCCGGCCTCTGCGGCGGCGCCGTCGTCCTCTCCGAGGGCATCACCGTCGGCGCGCTCGGCGTCGCCGTCTTCCAGATCTCCCTGGTCTCCGGTCTGATCATCTCCGGCGTGATCTGCGACCGCCTCGGCGTCACCTCCGGCGTCAAGCAGCCGCTCTCGCCGCCCCGCCTGCTGGGCGCCCTGCTCGCCATCGCCGCCACCGCGCTCGCCATCGCCCCCACCTTCCACGTGCCGGGCACGGTCGCGCTCGCCCTGCTGCCCTTCATCGCGGGGCTGCTCGCCGGCTGGCAGCCCGCCGGCAACGCCGCCGTCGCCGACTCCACCGGCTCCATGCTGGTCTCGATCGGCTTCAACTTCCTCGTCGGCTTCACCGTCCTGCTCGCCGGGCTCCTCGTCCGGATGGCGCTGGGCGGCGCCCACTTCGCCCTCCCCGGCACCTGGTGGATGTACACCGGCGGTGCGCTCGGCCTGCTCTCCATCGGCCTCATGGCACTGCTCGTCCGCGGCCTCGGCCTGCTGCTCCTCGGCCTCTCCTCGGTCGCCGGCCAGCTCCTGGGCTCGCTCATCCTGGACAGCGTCAGCACCTCCGTCGGCCAGACCGTCCACGTGGTGACCGTGATCGGCACGGTGCTCGCCATCGTCGCCGCGGGCATCGCCATGATCCCCTCCCGCGCCACGCCCGCCGCGAGCCGGTCGTGA
- a CDS encoding roadblock/LC7 domain-containing protein, which produces MASDAPTGPTSDLDWLMSGLVQRVPHTTSAVLLSCDGLVKSVHGLDADSADHMAALASGLYSLGRSAGVRFGDGGDVRQVVVELDSALLFVTTAGSGTCLAVMAGREADAAVLGYEMAMLVKSVRPYLVTAPRRTAAAPPAMRS; this is translated from the coding sequence ATGGCGAGCGACGCGCCGACCGGCCCCACATCCGACCTGGACTGGCTGATGAGCGGCCTCGTACAGCGCGTACCGCACACCACCAGCGCGGTACTCCTGTCCTGCGACGGACTGGTCAAGTCCGTCCACGGCCTGGACGCGGACAGCGCCGACCACATGGCCGCCCTGGCCTCCGGCCTCTACTCCCTCGGCCGCAGCGCCGGCGTCCGCTTCGGCGACGGTGGGGACGTCCGCCAGGTCGTCGTCGAACTCGACTCGGCCCTCCTCTTCGTGACCACCGCCGGATCCGGCACCTGCCTGGCCGTCATGGCCGGCCGCGAGGCCGACGCCGCCGTGCTCGGCTACGAGATGGCGATGCTCGTCAAGAGCGTCCGCCCCTACCTGGTCACCGCACCCCGCCGCACGGCAGCCGCACCCCCGGCGATGAGGTCTTGA
- a CDS encoding DUF742 domain-containing protein — MRAAAAGDGPWLDEAAGRLVRPFTVSNGRTRPTVTLDLMSQVMATGVTPFGYLGPEHTHALDLCRAPVPVAELAAHLRLPVAVTKVLLADLVDCGALTTKPPAAFHHHPTDRALLEAVLDGLRRQL, encoded by the coding sequence TTGAGGGCGGCGGCGGCCGGCGACGGCCCCTGGCTCGACGAGGCCGCCGGCCGGCTGGTGCGCCCCTTCACCGTCAGCAACGGCCGCACCCGGCCCACCGTGACCCTCGACCTGATGTCCCAGGTGATGGCCACCGGAGTCACCCCCTTCGGCTACCTCGGCCCCGAGCACACCCACGCCCTCGACCTGTGCCGGGCCCCCGTCCCGGTCGCCGAACTCGCCGCCCACCTGCGGCTGCCTGTGGCGGTCACCAAGGTGCTGCTCGCCGACCTCGTCGACTGCGGGGCGCTGACCACCAAGCCCCCCGCCGCGTTCCACCACCACCCCACGGACCGGGCCCTTCTGGAGGCAGTGCTCGATGGACTACGACGCCAGCTCTGA
- a CDS encoding carboxymuconolactone decarboxylase family protein, translating to MARVSLTPPRTLLFRAMEWYSRRTYGKVLDPGRALAHNPRVLRGDLRFERSVARWNRLDPGLKALAELAAAGAIGCSWCMDFGYWQSVAHGVDRARLQAVPVWRESELYSPLERDVLEYAEAMTVTPPAVGDDLAARLRDRLGEPAFVELTAIVAVENLRSRLNSALGLTSQGFRDSCDLADAPPTARTGDA from the coding sequence ATGGCCCGCGTATCCCTCACCCCGCCCCGGACGCTCCTCTTCCGGGCGATGGAGTGGTACTCCCGGCGTACGTACGGAAAGGTCCTCGACCCCGGCAGGGCGCTCGCGCACAATCCCCGGGTGCTCCGGGGCGATCTGCGCTTCGAGCGGTCGGTGGCCCGCTGGAACCGGCTCGACCCCGGGCTGAAGGCGCTCGCGGAGCTGGCCGCGGCGGGCGCGATCGGCTGCTCGTGGTGCATGGACTTCGGCTACTGGCAGAGCGTCGCCCACGGTGTGGACCGCGCCCGGCTCCAGGCGGTGCCGGTGTGGCGGGAGAGCGAGCTGTACTCGCCGCTCGAACGCGATGTGCTGGAGTACGCCGAGGCGATGACGGTGACCCCGCCGGCCGTCGGCGACGACCTCGCCGCCCGGCTGCGGGACCGGCTGGGCGAGCCGGCCTTCGTCGAGCTGACGGCGATCGTCGCCGTGGAGAACCTGCGCTCCCGCCTCAACTCCGCGCTCGGGCTGACCAGCCAGGGGTTCCGCGACTCCTGCGACCTGGCGGACGCGCCGCCCACCGCCCGCACCGGCGACGCGTGA
- a CDS encoding M20 family metallopeptidase, with protein MLDPVALAQQLVRTDTRAGAERPAADLLAPLLREAGFTVTVREDRPGRANLVARTGTGTPLTLTGHLDTVPADASGWSFDPLCGDLHEGRLRGRGSSDMKSGLAAIVAAATEHAARRPGADLQVVLTFGEETGCEGAAGLDDLAPSPVLLVAEPTANRIVLGHKGALWLRLTARGRSAHGSRPELGVNALAELAGAAVRLHGHDGWPVSDTHGAATVNVGTFHAGVQPNLVPDHAELMLDVRTVPGFDSGRAVAAVRRLAGPGVLVEPVLDLPSVATDAGDGLVRALAEALRPGEGGPDPAYATYFTDASVLSGALGSPAVLVYGPGDPDQAHVTDETCPVPAITEAAEALLRLLAAWDTRRA; from the coding sequence GTGCTCGACCCCGTAGCCCTCGCGCAGCAGCTCGTCCGCACGGACACCCGGGCCGGCGCCGAGAGACCCGCCGCCGACCTCCTCGCCCCGCTCCTGCGCGAGGCGGGTTTCACGGTCACCGTCCGGGAGGACCGGCCGGGCCGGGCCAACCTGGTCGCCCGGACGGGCACCGGCACGCCCCTCACCCTCACCGGCCACCTCGACACGGTCCCCGCGGACGCCTCCGGCTGGTCCTTCGACCCGCTCTGCGGCGACCTCCACGAGGGCCGGCTGCGCGGGCGCGGCAGCAGCGACATGAAGTCCGGCCTCGCCGCGATCGTCGCCGCCGCCACCGAGCACGCCGCCCGCCGCCCCGGCGCCGACCTGCAAGTGGTGCTCACCTTCGGCGAGGAGACCGGCTGCGAGGGCGCGGCCGGCCTCGACGACCTGGCGCCCAGCCCGGTCCTGCTGGTCGCCGAGCCCACCGCGAACCGGATCGTCCTCGGCCACAAGGGCGCCCTGTGGCTGCGCCTGACCGCCCGGGGCCGCAGCGCCCACGGCTCCCGCCCCGAGCTGGGCGTGAACGCCCTCGCCGAACTGGCCGGCGCCGCCGTGCGCCTGCACGGCCACGACGGCTGGCCGGTCAGCGACACCCACGGCGCGGCCACCGTCAACGTCGGCACCTTCCACGCCGGCGTCCAGCCCAACCTGGTCCCCGACCACGCCGAGCTGATGCTCGACGTCCGCACCGTGCCGGGCTTCGACTCCGGCCGGGCCGTGGCGGCCGTGCGGCGCCTGGCCGGACCCGGCGTCCTCGTCGAACCGGTACTGGACCTGCCGAGCGTCGCCACCGACGCCGGGGACGGCCTGGTCCGCGCGCTCGCCGAGGCACTGCGCCCCGGCGAGGGCGGGCCGGACCCCGCGTACGCGACGTACTTCACCGACGCCTCGGTGCTCAGCGGCGCGCTCGGCTCACCGGCCGTGCTGGTCTACGGCCCCGGCGACCCCGACCAGGCCCACGTCACCGACGAGACCTGCCCGGTCCCGGCCATCACCGAGGCGGCCGAGGCGCTCCTGCGCCTGCTGGCCGCCTGGGACACCCGCCGGGCCTGA
- a CDS encoding ATP-binding protein, with protein MSHLRAPAARADRREGGRHGRPAARTAPALPETHIRPHLLRMAVLPPVAVALGACAAVLFTVRSTGARTTLVLWGVLCGAVCVAVAAVVIAAVAADRIARTVQERVGALRDGTARREEELRSLVEALRRGDAPPRRKSRGGPPHDADEFELLAADLSRAHEGAVTAVVEAARLSSRTGSEQKLEVFVNLARRLQSLVHREISLLDELENEIEDPDLLKGLFHVDHLATRIRRHSENLAVLGGAVSRRQWSNPVDMTEVLRSAIAEVEQYSRVRLVPPVDGALRGHAVADVIHLLAELVENATLFSAPHTQVLLRATTVTSGLAVEVEDRGLGMPAGEQTRMNDLLADPDQVNVARLLADGRIGLYVVSQLARRHGISVRLQSNIYGGVQAVLVLPRELLGPAPALPAAGTADPAGDPAVHPGAFPEAPAPAPGPAVPGAAGPDDTGPVPLPLRRERRDRATPAAAVPGIRPADRGVLAEYAATPPTPRQAAVRTTPDKPDLPRRRAQEHLVPQLRGGPAPRQEAEAGEHAVHDPGLMAAFQRGIDLAAAAPLAGPDTRPGGPAAADGADRDARSPAPADAAATVLGADAPAPDPAAPHGAVALESTAPADGLGADAPDPESIASHGAVAPEPIAPRGAPVPQDASALTAFTEGNGRSAPRPRLPARRDGSPPAG; from the coding sequence ATGTCGCACCTCCGCGCCCCGGCCGCGCGTGCGGACCGCCGTGAGGGCGGACGGCACGGCCGGCCCGCCGCCCGCACCGCGCCCGCGCTGCCCGAGACCCACATACGGCCCCACCTGCTGCGCATGGCCGTCCTGCCGCCCGTCGCGGTCGCCCTCGGCGCCTGCGCGGCCGTCCTGTTCACCGTCCGCTCCACCGGCGCCCGGACCACCCTCGTCCTGTGGGGCGTGCTCTGCGGCGCCGTCTGCGTCGCCGTGGCCGCCGTCGTCATCGCCGCCGTCGCCGCCGACCGCATCGCCCGCACCGTCCAGGAACGGGTCGGCGCCCTGCGCGACGGCACCGCCCGCCGCGAGGAGGAACTGCGCTCGCTCGTCGAGGCGCTGCGCCGCGGCGACGCCCCGCCCCGGCGCAAGAGCCGCGGCGGCCCGCCGCACGACGCCGACGAGTTCGAACTGCTCGCCGCCGACCTCTCCCGGGCCCACGAGGGCGCCGTCACCGCCGTCGTCGAGGCCGCCCGCCTCTCCAGCCGGACCGGCAGCGAACAGAAGCTGGAGGTCTTCGTCAACCTCGCCCGGCGCCTGCAGTCCCTGGTGCACCGCGAGATCTCCCTCCTCGACGAGCTGGAGAACGAGATCGAGGACCCCGACCTGCTCAAGGGCCTCTTCCACGTCGACCACCTCGCCACCCGCATCCGCCGCCACTCCGAGAACCTGGCCGTGCTCGGCGGCGCCGTCTCCCGGCGGCAGTGGAGCAACCCCGTCGACATGACCGAGGTGCTGCGCTCGGCCATCGCCGAGGTCGAGCAGTACTCCCGGGTCCGCCTGGTGCCGCCCGTCGACGGCGCCCTGCGCGGCCACGCCGTCGCCGACGTCATCCACCTGCTCGCCGAACTCGTCGAGAACGCCACCCTGTTCTCCGCCCCGCACACCCAGGTCCTGCTGCGCGCGACCACCGTCACCTCCGGCCTCGCCGTCGAGGTCGAGGACCGCGGCCTCGGCATGCCGGCCGGCGAACAGACCCGCATGAACGACCTGCTGGCCGACCCCGACCAGGTCAACGTCGCCCGCCTGCTCGCCGACGGCCGCATCGGCCTCTACGTCGTCTCCCAACTGGCCCGGCGCCACGGCATCTCGGTCCGCCTCCAGAGCAACATCTACGGCGGCGTCCAGGCCGTCCTGGTCCTCCCGCGCGAACTGCTCGGACCGGCCCCCGCCCTCCCCGCCGCCGGCACCGCGGACCCGGCCGGCGACCCGGCCGTCCACCCCGGGGCCTTCCCGGAGGCGCCCGCCCCGGCCCCCGGCCCCGCCGTCCCGGGGGCCGCCGGCCCCGACGACACCGGCCCCGTACCCCTTCCCCTGCGCCGGGAGCGACGGGACCGGGCCACCCCGGCCGCCGCCGTCCCCGGCATCCGCCCCGCCGACCGGGGCGTGCTCGCCGAGTACGCGGCCACGCCGCCCACACCCCGGCAGGCCGCGGTCCGCACCACCCCGGACAAGCCCGACCTGCCCCGCCGCCGCGCCCAGGAACACCTCGTCCCGCAACTGCGCGGCGGCCCCGCCCCGCGCCAGGAGGCGGAGGCCGGGGAGCACGCGGTCCACGACCCGGGGCTGATGGCCGCCTTCCAGCGCGGTATCGACCTCGCCGCGGCGGCCCCGCTCGCCGGCCCGGACACCCGCCCCGGCGGCCCCGCCGCGGCCGACGGCGCCGACCGGGATGCCCGGAGCCCGGCCCCGGCCGACGCGGCGGCCACGGTCCTCGGCGCCGACGCCCCCGCCCCGGACCCCGCCGCGCCCCACGGCGCCGTCGCCCTGGAGTCCACCGCACCGGCGGACGGCCTCGGCGCCGACGCCCCCGACCCGGAGTCCATCGCGTCCCACGGCGCCGTCGCCCCGGAGCCCATCGCGCCCCGCGGCGCCCCCGTGCCCCAGGACGCCTCCGCCCTCACCGCCTTCACCGAGGGGAACGGCCGCTCCGCGCCCCGCCCCCGCCTCCCCGCCCGGCGCGACGGGAGCCCGCCCGCAGGATGA
- a CDS encoding LacI family DNA-binding transcriptional regulator — protein MTLTNVAQRAQVSVSTASRYLRGQLKVNPETAARIDSAVRELAYVVPSAVRAAGRPTRNPIIALVVPDLLNPFFAELAEAVADAAAASDVELVVGVTGQQARRERSLSDLVAGSDAIDGMIYVGIHRSNPRLIEAIEDGLPVVVLDEEIAGTSQADAISVDNYSGAYQATSYLAQLGHRHIAHVAGPPELSTTRDRHRGYRDAMHHAGLAVDEDLVLHGPYTEHFGASIFPYLTRAERRPTAVFAGSDIVAVGMLAGAELHGLRIPEDLSVVGCDGIRVGEWLRPKLTTVQQPVAELARTALEVVQARIDAPDAPRVEKVLPLHLVIRGSAIPPHA, from the coding sequence GTGACGTTGACGAACGTTGCGCAACGTGCGCAAGTGTCGGTCTCGACGGCCTCGCGGTATCTGCGCGGCCAGTTGAAGGTGAACCCCGAGACCGCCGCGCGGATCGACTCCGCGGTGCGCGAGCTGGCGTACGTGGTCCCGTCCGCGGTCCGGGCGGCCGGCCGCCCCACCCGGAACCCGATCATCGCGCTGGTCGTCCCCGACCTGCTCAACCCGTTCTTCGCGGAGCTGGCCGAGGCCGTCGCCGACGCGGCGGCCGCCAGCGACGTGGAACTCGTCGTCGGCGTCACGGGCCAGCAGGCCCGGCGCGAGCGGAGCCTGAGCGATCTGGTGGCCGGCTCCGACGCGATCGACGGCATGATCTACGTCGGCATCCACCGCAGCAACCCGCGGCTGATCGAGGCGATCGAGGACGGGCTGCCGGTGGTCGTCCTGGACGAGGAGATCGCGGGGACCTCCCAGGCGGACGCGATCTCGGTGGACAACTACAGCGGTGCCTACCAGGCCACGTCCTACCTCGCCCAGCTCGGCCACCGGCACATCGCGCACGTCGCCGGGCCGCCGGAGCTGTCCACCACCCGCGACCGCCACCGCGGCTACCGCGACGCCATGCACCACGCCGGGCTCGCCGTCGACGAGGACCTGGTCCTGCACGGCCCGTACACCGAGCACTTCGGCGCCAGCATCTTCCCCTACCTCACCCGGGCCGAGCGGCGGCCGACCGCGGTCTTCGCCGGTTCCGACATCGTCGCCGTCGGCATGCTCGCGGGCGCTGAGCTGCACGGCCTGCGCATCCCCGAGGACCTGTCCGTGGTCGGCTGCGACGGCATCCGCGTCGGCGAGTGGCTGCGGCCCAAGCTGACCACCGTCCAGCAGCCCGTCGCGGAACTGGCGCGCACCGCGCTGGAGGTCGTCCAGGCCCGCATCGACGCCCCCGACGCCCCGCGGGTGGAGAAGGTCCTTCCCCTGCACCTCGTCATCCGGGGCTCCGCCATACCGCCGCACGCCTGA
- a CDS encoding phosphotriesterase: MTGPTPQVQTVTGPVPADRLGLVLPHEHLFNDLSGVLDAPSHDFSRFLADRPVSASDAWALRHDPYCCPDNLAAKPVEDVLGEVEAFRAAGGGTIVDATSSAVIGRDPARLREAALRSGVHVVMGCGAYLEKFEGDRIAATAVDAQARAIDDELAHGVTEERVRPGLIGEIGVSPYFTAGERLSLRASALAQLNHPRVPLMIHLPGWQRRGHDVLDIVLDEVGVAPDRVVLAHMDPSGEDTAYQDSLAARGVWLEFDMIGMDVTFPYEGAAPRAERTADAVAGLVSRGHGGQLLLSHDLFLKQMWTRHGGNGLTFVPTVFGTLLTARGVDPDRVRALTHDNPVRMLTGAGPRG, encoded by the coding sequence GTGACCGGCCCCACGCCCCAGGTCCAGACCGTCACCGGCCCGGTCCCCGCCGACCGGCTCGGCCTGGTCCTGCCGCACGAGCACCTCTTCAACGACCTCTCCGGCGTGCTGGACGCCCCCAGCCACGACTTCAGCCGCTTCCTGGCGGACCGGCCGGTCAGCGCGTCGGACGCCTGGGCGCTGCGCCACGACCCGTACTGCTGTCCCGACAACCTCGCCGCCAAGCCGGTCGAGGACGTGCTCGGCGAGGTCGAGGCGTTCCGGGCGGCCGGCGGCGGCACCATCGTCGACGCCACCTCCAGCGCCGTGATCGGCCGCGACCCGGCCCGGCTGCGCGAGGCGGCCCTGCGCAGCGGCGTCCACGTCGTCATGGGCTGCGGCGCCTACCTGGAGAAGTTCGAGGGCGACCGCATCGCGGCCACCGCGGTCGACGCCCAGGCGCGGGCCATCGACGACGAGCTGGCCCACGGCGTCACCGAGGAGCGCGTCCGGCCCGGTCTGATCGGCGAGATCGGCGTCTCCCCGTACTTCACCGCCGGGGAGCGGCTCTCGCTGCGCGCCTCCGCCCTCGCCCAGCTCAACCACCCGCGGGTGCCGCTCATGATCCACCTGCCCGGGTGGCAGCGCCGGGGCCACGACGTCCTGGACATCGTCCTCGACGAGGTGGGCGTGGCCCCGGACCGGGTGGTCCTCGCGCACATGGACCCCTCCGGCGAGGACACCGCCTACCAGGACTCCCTCGCCGCCCGCGGGGTGTGGCTGGAGTTCGACATGATCGGCATGGACGTCACCTTCCCGTACGAGGGGGCCGCACCGCGGGCCGAGCGCACCGCCGACGCGGTCGCCGGACTCGTCTCCCGCGGGCACGGCGGACAGCTCCTGCTCAGCCACGACCTGTTCCTGAAGCAGATGTGGACCCGCCACGGCGGCAACGGGCTCACCTTCGTCCCGACGGTCTTCGGCACGCTGCTCACCGCCCGCGGCGTCGACCCCGACCGGGTCCGCGCCCTGACCCACGACAACCCCGTACGGATGCTCACGGGGGCGGGACCGCGCGGCTGA
- a CDS encoding MBL fold metallo-hydrolase, producing the protein MAGFRPPLSGLDALRPASFGADPDGERMARIRRSPHYRDGVFLNPGGPARTRPSGSARDVAKVFLGRESRLARAPRGTVPVHATTVADLARPPAGGLRLTWMGHSSVLAEIDGHRVLFDPVWGERCSPFPFAGPRRLHPVPLPLAALGPVDVVVISHDHYDHLDLPTIRELARTDTLFAVPLGVGAHLEHWGVRADRLRELDWHESARVGDLTLTATPARHFCGRGLRNTQHTLWASWVVAGPDHRVHHSGDTGYFDGFREIGAAHGPFDATMIQIGAYAPFWPDIHMTPEEGVRAHLDLQGGGPAGVLLPIHWGTFNLAPHPWAEPGAWTRAAAEAVGQRVALPVPGLPFEPGGEVPSDPWWTGLERLPHRDWPVPRRTPGPAAAPGLDLVGGD; encoded by the coding sequence GTGGCCGGCTTCCGTCCCCCGCTTTCCGGACTCGACGCCCTGCGGCCGGCGTCCTTCGGAGCAGACCCCGACGGTGAGCGCATGGCCCGTATCCGCAGATCACCGCATTACCGCGACGGCGTCTTCCTGAACCCCGGCGGCCCCGCCCGCACCCGCCCCTCCGGATCGGCGCGGGACGTCGCGAAGGTCTTCCTCGGCCGGGAGTCCCGGCTCGCCCGCGCGCCCCGGGGCACCGTCCCGGTGCACGCCACCACCGTCGCCGACCTGGCCCGGCCGCCCGCCGGCGGACTCCGGCTGACCTGGATGGGGCACTCCAGCGTGCTCGCCGAGATCGACGGACACCGGGTGCTGTTCGACCCGGTGTGGGGCGAACGCTGCTCCCCGTTCCCCTTCGCCGGGCCCCGGCGGCTGCACCCGGTCCCGCTGCCGCTGGCCGCCCTCGGCCCCGTCGACGTCGTCGTCATCTCCCACGACCACTACGACCACCTGGACCTGCCCACCATCAGGGAGCTGGCCCGCACCGACACCCTCTTCGCGGTGCCGCTCGGCGTCGGCGCCCACCTCGAACACTGGGGGGTCCGGGCCGACCGGCTGCGCGAACTGGACTGGCACGAGTCGGCCCGGGTCGGCGACCTCACCCTCACCGCGACCCCGGCCCGCCACTTCTGCGGACGCGGACTGCGCAACACCCAGCACACCCTGTGGGCCTCCTGGGTCGTCGCCGGGCCGGACCACCGCGTCCACCACAGCGGCGACACCGGTTACTTCGACGGCTTCCGGGAGATCGGCGCCGCGCACGGCCCCTTCGACGCCACCATGATCCAGATCGGGGCCTACGCGCCGTTCTGGCCCGACATCCACATGACGCCCGAGGAGGGCGTCCGCGCCCACCTCGACCTCCAGGGCGGGGGCCCGGCGGGCGTCCTGCTCCCCATCCACTGGGGCACCTTCAACCTCGCCCCGCACCCGTGGGCGGAGCCCGGCGCGTGGACGCGCGCCGCCGCGGAGGCGGTCGGCCAGCGCGTCGCCCTCCCGGTGCCGGGCCTGCCCTTCGAGCCCGGCGGCGAGGTGCCCTCCGACCCCTGGTGGACCGGCCTGGAGCGCCTGCCCCACCGCGACTGGCCCGTCCCCCGCCGCACCCCGGGGCCGGCCGCCGCCCCCGGCCTGGACCTGGTCGGCGGGGACTGA
- a CDS encoding ATP/GTP-binding protein, whose amino-acid sequence MDYDASSDHGDRADPFPTAVKILVAGGFGVGKTTFVGAVSEIAPLSTEELLTTAGAATDSLDGIENKAETTVAMDFGRITLDEEHVLYLFGTPGQERFWFMWDELCEGALGAVVLADTRRLEESFAAVDFFEERGLGFVLAVNEFDGSHRYDPEEVRAALDLHPDIPVVRCDARISSSGVQTLLTLVRHLLTHTPAPVKGPGAHR is encoded by the coding sequence ATGGACTACGACGCCAGCTCTGACCACGGCGACCGCGCCGACCCGTTCCCCACCGCCGTCAAGATCCTCGTGGCGGGCGGATTCGGAGTGGGCAAGACGACCTTCGTCGGCGCGGTCAGCGAGATCGCGCCGCTCAGCACGGAGGAGTTGCTCACCACCGCCGGCGCCGCCACCGACAGCCTCGACGGCATCGAGAACAAGGCCGAGACCACCGTCGCCATGGACTTCGGCCGCATCACCCTCGACGAGGAACACGTCCTCTACCTCTTCGGCACCCCCGGCCAGGAACGTTTCTGGTTCATGTGGGACGAGTTGTGCGAGGGCGCCCTCGGCGCGGTCGTCCTCGCCGACACCCGGCGACTGGAGGAGTCCTTCGCCGCCGTCGACTTCTTCGAGGAACGCGGACTCGGATTCGTCCTCGCCGTCAACGAGTTCGACGGCTCCCACCGCTACGACCCCGAGGAGGTCCGCGCCGCCCTCGACCTCCACCCCGACATCCCCGTCGTCCGCTGCGACGCCCGCATCTCCAGCTCCGGCGTCCAGACCCTGCTCACCCTCGTACGCCACCTGCTCACCCACACCCCGGCCCCCGTGAAGGGGCCCGGCGCCCACCGGTGA
- a CDS encoding glutamine amidotransferase translates to MARVLIAGESWINASTDFKGYDAFPHAQLEVGATPLIEALEAEGHEVTHLPSHAVATDFPETLEKLGAYDVVVLSDIGANSLLLHPQVFAQGRPFPNRIKLLAEWVRQGGGLAMAGGYLSFQGFQAKADYHGTAVEAVLPVDILPYDDREECPEGVSGELTGEAHEVTAGLEARWPALLGYQRLTAKPDATVLATVESRPLLAVRTEGAGRTLAFASDISPHWAPAEFVEWKGYRRLFHQAVTWLAGSAA, encoded by the coding sequence ATGGCACGCGTTCTCATCGCAGGCGAGTCGTGGATCAACGCCTCGACCGACTTCAAGGGCTACGACGCCTTCCCGCACGCCCAGCTCGAAGTGGGGGCGACCCCCCTGATCGAGGCGCTGGAGGCCGAGGGCCACGAGGTCACCCACCTGCCCTCGCACGCCGTGGCCACCGACTTCCCGGAGACCCTGGAGAAGCTCGGCGCGTACGACGTCGTGGTCCTCTCGGACATCGGCGCCAACTCCCTGCTGCTCCACCCGCAGGTCTTCGCCCAGGGCCGCCCGTTCCCGAACCGGATCAAGCTCCTGGCCGAGTGGGTCCGCCAGGGCGGCGGCCTCGCCATGGCCGGCGGCTACCTCAGCTTCCAGGGCTTCCAGGCCAAGGCCGATTATCACGGCACCGCCGTCGAGGCCGTCCTGCCCGTCGACATCCTCCCCTACGACGACCGCGAGGAGTGCCCCGAAGGCGTCAGCGGCGAACTGACCGGCGAGGCCCACGAGGTCACCGCCGGGCTCGAGGCCCGCTGGCCGGCGCTCCTCGGCTACCAGCGCCTCACCGCCAAGCCCGACGCCACCGTCCTCGCCACCGTCGAGTCCCGCCCGCTGCTCGCCGTGCGGACGGAGGGGGCCGGCCGCACCCTGGCCTTCGCCTCGGACATCTCGCCGCACTGGGCCCCCGCCGAGTTCGTCGAGTGGAAGGGCTACCGCCGCCTGTTCCACCAGGCCGTCACCTGGCTCGCCGGTTCCGCGGCCTAG